The Nocardia sp. NBC_00508 nucleotide sequence CCTTCGCCGAATTGCACCGGCGCACCAATGCGCTGGCGACCGCCATGGCCGATCTCGGCATCGACGCCCATCAGGCGATCGGCGTGCTGGCACACAACCACGCCGACATGGTCGAAACCATGGTTGCCGCCGGGAAACTCGGCGCTGATATGGTGCTGCTCAATGCCGGGCTCTCCGGCGGCCAGCTCGAGGAGATCGCCCAGCGCGAACGCCTAGCAGCCCTGTTCGTCGACGCCGAACTGGAACCGCTGGTGCAGTACCTGCATGACGGTATCCCGCGCTACATCACCGCAATTCGGGGCTCGCAGCCCGACCGGTCGACCATCGACGACCTGATTGCACTGGGGCGCACGAAGGTCCCCAGACCGGCCCATCCCGGCCGGCTGCTGGTGTTGACCTCCGGAACCAGCGGCGCACCGAAATGCGCGAGGCGGCCGCACGCCAAAGGGTTCGGCACGATCGCGGCGCTGCTCTCACGTATCCCGCTGCGGATGCACGAGACGATGCTCATCCCGGCACCGCTGTTCCACACCTGGGGCCTGGCCGCCCTCCAACTCAGTACCGCATTGCGCGCCACCGTCGTGCTGCCGGAACAGTTCGACGCCGAGGACTGCCTGCGGCTGATCGCCGAGCATCGGGTCACATCCCTGATCGTCGTGCCGACCATGGTGCATCGCATCCTCTGCCTGCCGCCCGCGGTCCGAGCCCGCTACGACACCAGCAGCCTGCGAGTCGTAGCCAGTTGCGGCGCACCACTTCCGACGGCGACCGTACTGCGGTTTCTGGACTCCTTCGGCGATGTCCTTTACAACGTCTACGGCTCCACCGAGGTGTCGTGGGCGACGATCGCCGATCCCGAGGATCTGCGTATCTCCCCCACCACCGCGGGTCGCCCACCGCTGGGCACCAAAGTCGCGGTGCTCGGCCCGGACGGACGCCCGGTTCCGAAGGGTGCGGTAGGCCGGATTTTCGTGGGCAATCACATGCTCTTCGACGGCTACGTCAACTCCATCCCACCAGCCGAGGCCGACGGCATGCTCGATACCGGCGACCTCGGCTACGTGGACGTGGCGGGCCGGTTGTTCATCGCGGGCCGCGATGACGAGATGATCATTTCCGGGGGCGAGAACGTGTTTCCGCGGCCGGTCGAGGAGGCGCTGTCGTTTCTGCCACATGTGACCGACGTCGCGGTGGTCGGCGTACCGGATCCCGAGTTCGGTCAGCGTCTGGCCGCGTTCGTCGTAAAAAGCCACGACTCCGGACTGGATTCGGCGATGGTGCGCAACTATATCCGGAGCCGACTCGGCCGGATCGCAGTTCCACGGGATGTGGCGTTCGTGACGGAGTTGCCCCGCGGGGCCAGCGGCAAGATCGTCAAACGGCTGCTGGCAATCGAGCAGACAGTGTGAAATTCAATGCCAGAGACTGCGGCAGGGCAGCTGCCGCAGTCCTGGTCGCATATCGCCGTCAAAAGTTACCAGCAATCCGAATTGCCGAGCCGCCGCGGCGAACTCGGTCGCCTCCGGCCACGTCGCAAGATATTCGAGAATCATCATCGGCTGGGGATCCGGCCGATAGAAATAGACAGTCACCCGGCAATTCAGAGTGTCATCCACACCGTTGGAGATCGCGGTATCCGTGTAGCGCGCCATTGCGTTGCATTCCTTCGACAGCTGTGTCAATTGCCCGATCCGATCGACGGAATCAGGGCACCGGCCGCAACTCAGACGCTAAATTCTCACCCGTCGGCGGGTGCGGGATATGCCCGGTGCTTTGGATGATTCACACCGCGAGCAGCGGCACGATGTGAGGAGCCACCGCGTCGGGCGAACCTCCAGCCACCTTCGCAACTCCACACGCGCCTTACCGGTCGAGTATCTCGCCCGCCAGCCAGGCGCCGTTCACCTTCCGCATGCGCAGCACAACAGTCCCAGAGACACTCTGCTGGGCAACCCCGTCCTTGGTGGCGGCGACTGTGAGATTGACCAGCAGTTCGGCGTGGTCGGCGGTGAGCATGGCTACCCCGACGGGGTCGGCGGCGGCCTGCACACTCGTCTGCGCCTGCCTGATGGCGTCGACGGTGGTGGCCGAGAATTTGTTCAGATCGGTCAGCATCTGGCCGGTGACCACTCCGCGCACCGCGGCGTCGTAGCCATCGATGGTCTTCGCGTCATACCCGTAGATGGTGCGCAAGGCGTGCACGCCCGCGGCCTTCACTTCCTCGGTGGACGCCGAGTCGATCAGCGCCGTGTTGGCGTCGTTCACGCCGGGATGCGCGGCCGCGAACACAGCGAATCCACCGAGCACCAACGCGCCCGCGGCAGCGGCCGCGACCTGACGCCACGAGCCGGTCCGGCCGGGAGCGAGGCGGGGAAAGGTGAACCGGCCACGGGACGTCGGAGTGGATTCCTTCGCCGAGTCTTCGGCGGGTGCCGAGCTGACCGCCACGTCCTCGCCCGAGTCGGCAGGCTCCGGCGTCATGACTTCCGCTTCCACGGGCTGGCGCCTGGTGGTGGCCCGGTTGACCGGTCGACGGTTTGTCATCAGAATTCTCCTACGATCCGGGCCGCGGGGCGGGAGCGGCCGGTGTCGGTACCGGCGGCCCGGCGGCGGTGGCGGCAGGGTTGTCCAGCAGCACCGGCTGGGTTAGCGATGCCACCCGTTCTGTCTTCCAGACATCCCCCTCTTTGGTCATGTCCAGACTCCAGGAGTAGCGGTAGTTCGACGCCGACTTGTCCTGCTTGACCTCGGTCACCTTCAGCACCACCAGTGCCGCGGCCTTGTCCAGTTCACTGTTCAGCGAGATGAGCGCGGCGTTCAGAACCTGCGACTGCATACCGACGGCGGCCTGCTGTGCCATCTCCTCCGACTTCTGTCGGTTCTGGTTCGCCGAATCCAGGATCGCGCCAGTCATCGAGGATCGGGCCAGGGCCAGGGAACCGGTAATGTCCTCGACCTTGACCGTGGTCATGTTGATAGCGGCCTGGGACGCGGCGGTAAGTGCGGCGTCACGGGCTTCGGCGCGCGGGCCGTCGGTGAAGTAGGCCGCGCGCACCCAGCCCCCACCGAACCAGAGTGCCCCGATCAGCGCCACGACCAGCGCCCCGACCGCGACCGCGGTGACCGCGGTCGCCGGGTGGGCGACAGGGGCCGCCACTTCCGGAGATTCGCTCGACT carries:
- a CDS encoding AMP-binding protein, giving the protein MVAEIVEVVHELPLARQVVWNILIQPENYARLFSGVGGMEQLEQDESYWRAAFRAGSPAIGIETVEVRLTVHQWYERLELSAPNVGALAAIRLKREFSGYHQVERTRVRVTYFAAARVHPSLTRVSKAAVLAWTRTGLRRVLEFAQQAPKSVLINGENLPIRRRAGVVGQMIRTGVLAPSRPDRGVRQLAELAKWRFTLPGGYAAGAALDPDRPAIIDDRGSRTFAELHRRTNALATAMADLGIDAHQAIGVLAHNHADMVETMVAAGKLGADMVLLNAGLSGGQLEEIAQRERLAALFVDAELEPLVQYLHDGIPRYITAIRGSQPDRSTIDDLIALGRTKVPRPAHPGRLLVLTSGTSGAPKCARRPHAKGFGTIAALLSRIPLRMHETMLIPAPLFHTWGLAALQLSTALRATVVLPEQFDAEDCLRLIAEHRVTSLIVVPTMVHRILCLPPAVRARYDTSSLRVVASCGAPLPTATVLRFLDSFGDVLYNVYGSTEVSWATIADPEDLRISPTTAGRPPLGTKVAVLGPDGRPVPKGAVGRIFVGNHMLFDGYVNSIPPAEADGMLDTGDLGYVDVAGRLFIAGRDDEMIISGGENVFPRPVEEALSFLPHVTDVAVVGVPDPEFGQRLAAFVVKSHDSGLDSAMVRNYIRSRLGRIAVPRDVAFVTELPRGASGKIVKRLLAIEQTV